In Euwallacea fornicatus isolate EFF26 chromosome 2, ASM4011564v1, whole genome shotgun sequence, one genomic interval encodes:
- the LOC136344555 gene encoding uncharacterized protein isoform X4 → MPTTDIPISFESACLPKGSAMCKGKPLLFLIFLTVPTSLCTAYSIKQPGTYTTSFSKSSSSASAFSQSSSSSYTIDGNIAPADVESLKEALKSGAVAHASAGAAGHANAGAAAGSVAGAVAGATASAGVLASANAGYIADGNDHIIVDGSSHEQGAATNAPSNVKGGGCSGGTSCGNDKDFNSISDSSSVANGGSYKVIGSDKYATGYSTGDNTNYVVSGQYVQPIPNAILGGCISCKGPFPGPTGNIHTFKPAVSNPHSAPAPAVQPIVSTSGPLSHQHGSAIINNLPGPSGSIYQSKPAAGYSGQSTTEAQTQYNFGSAHVSPGLVATLPGPSGSIYDSKPASAVASAGAHADAAIAPSHPQVVPAHPQVVQPSAAPSCFDSNCGSKPSLSDIISVLPGSLGSIHESKPASGVISTSHQTSGSSSGSHSSSGSISLVPPTPVVGPSCSYAPVSGSTDCGGNSASEANSAYSGAGSATYNPYTHPTSDTSKHTSGSTVISNTPSETYTGDCTSCKGPFPGPNGSIHKFKPVSSVVPHGVTQISTNTVESSSSTSSLSSSTSSEFQVYNGAGSVTNIPASHPVVGPVCNYSPGSPNKCVSSESSTSHAEAGASDTSEYEAGSAVLTPSIHPQLPSPGTYYVNKPTSNIEPPHVNQAHTFAGQIPCDDSKCGNIQKEVSQAHPGNCGSAGGCGGAVAASQGSAASGIIYETKEANTQYSSTNHDAAHVSGGVVFQNEDGSYSNLPKGTRPIYKNSDKGGYAISSNAADNTGVLIGPGTGHLPIEADRKPFGTQGAFGGSDALNKKINTDKLNSFSSSSAIAHSSEHTTTSNTGLGTDVTIQKVDGTVVTPVDTTFNQSPCVIDGSCGNVGNSEIKTGIGYTNVVTDAGTGYISAPSSASSIGNEYHTVGILTSGPGTETGNVNIGTSVTSGLETGIGYNDVPTSTSGTTTGIGYNNAGTSPIAGSHSVAGNTKATSSSTGSGSINTVSANDNGSSTSSGSVTGTDYNAGAISSSGSLAGTSYTNVATPGFNGYDNVPDSPSGSNIGLNTEQIEYGHKQQSGTPIKLNCQGPFCDPGSTQVYIIEEKPQHGHRHHGIDSGYATGQVFINQGQNVLDITNSGSHGFGSNYAGSHGGSYFPPIRGYSSGCGSGKCGAFGGYGGSYHKPASSYSTVAGEGYGIPTSGGFLEGLFGKGGLSGNIFNAGGSQAAAYSSSGAYGGASAGSYASATAGASASAGAYAGSY, encoded by the exons ATGCCTACCACAGATATTCCAATCAGTTTCGAATCTGCATGTTTGCCAAAAGGGTCAGCCATGTGCAAAGGAAAacctcttttatttttaatttttctcacaGTGCCAACGAGTTTGT GTACTGCCTACAGCATCAAGCAACCAGGCACTTATACTACAAGTTTCA GCAAATCATCATCATCAGCGTCag CTTTCAGCCAGTCGAGCTCAAGTTCCTATACGATCGACGGAAACATAGCACCCGCTGATGTGGAGTCACTCAAAGAAGCTCTTAAATCTGGAGCTGTGGCCCATGCAAGCGCTGGAGCTGCAGGCCATGCAAACGCGGGAGCTGCAGCTGGATCTGTAGCTGGAGCTGTGGCTGGGGCGACCGCCTCAGCTGGGGTTCTAGCTTCAGCCAATGCAGGATATATCGCTGATGGAAATGACCACATAATTGTAGATGGTTCTAGTCATGAGCAGGGGGCTGCTACGAATGCTC CATCAAATGTCAAAGGCGGCGGATGTTCGGGGGGAACTTCTTGTGGGAATGATAAAGACTTCAATTCCATTAGTGACTCTTCTTCTGTGGCCAATGGTGGCTCCTACAAGGTAATTGGATCAGACAAATATGCCACCGGTTATTCAACTGGGGATAACACAAACTATGTAGTTAGTGGTCAATACGTCCAACCCATTCCAAATGCTA tCTTAGGGGGATGCATTTCTTGCAAAGGTCCATTCCCCGGACCTACCGGCAATATCCACACTTTCAAACCTGCAGTATCAAACCCTCATTCCGCCCCTGCGCCGGCAGTCCAACCAATCGTGTCCACATCTGGACCACTTAGCCATCAACATGGGTCtgcaattattaacaatttgcCAGGGCCGTCTGGAAGTATTTACCAAAGTAAACCGGCCGCTGGATATTCTGGACAATCTACCACTGAAGCTCAGACACAGTACAACTTCGGATCTGCCCATGTTTCACCTGGATTAGTGGCGACTTTGCCAGGCCCTTCTGGAAGTATCTATGATAGTAAACCTGCTAGTGCAGTTGCATCTGCTGGAGCCCATGCAGACGCAGCTATAGCACCGTCACATCCTCAAGTAGTGCCTGCACACCCCCAAGTAGTTCAACCATCAGCAGCGCCCTCTTGTTTCGACTCAAATTGTGGTAGCAAACCCTCTTTAAGCGACATAATCTCAGTCCTTCCTGGATCATTGGGAAGTATCCATGAGAGCAAACCTGCCTCAGGTGTCATCAGCACCTCTCATCAAACCTCAGGATCTTCCTCGGGCTCCCACAGTAGTTCTGGATCAATTTCGCTTGTCCCACCGACTCCAGTTGTAGGTCCTAGTTGTAGCTACGCTCCAGTGTCTGGATCGACCGATTGTGGTGGAAATTCTGCCTCAGAAGCTAATTCTG CTTATAGTGGAGCTGGTTCTGCAACTTACAACCCTTACACCCATCCAACCAGCGATACTTCAAAACACACCTCTGGATCCACCGTTATCTCCAATACACCTTCGGAAACCTATACTGGAG ATTGCACGAGTTGTAAAGGACCTTTTCCTGGACCTAACGGTAGTATTCACAAGTTTAAACCGGTTTCATCAGTAGTACCTCATGGGGTAACTCAGATTAGTACCAACACTGTCGAGTCTTCATCTTCAACTtcatcattatcatcatcGACGTCATCAGAGTTTCAAG TATATAATGGCGCAGGATCAGTCACAAACATCCCCGCTTCTCATCCAGTGGTTGGACCGGTCTGCAATTATTCCCCTGGATCTCCCAACAAATGCGTATCTTCTGAATCATCCACCAGTCACGCTGAAGCTGGAGCTAGCGATACTTCGGAATACGAAGCAG GTAGCGCAGTTTTGACCCCCTCAATCCACCCTCAACTTCCTTCTCCCGGTACTTACTATGTTAACAAACCCACCTCAAATATTGAACCTCCACATGTAAACCAAGCTCATACTTTTGCTGGGCAAATCCCCTGTGATGATAGCAAATGTGGAAATATCCAGAAGG AAGTCTCACAGGCTCATCCAGGCAATTGCGGCTCCGCAGGAGGTTGTGGAGGAGCAGTTGCTGCTTCTCAGGGTTCTGCGGCCTCcggaattatttatgaaaccAAAGAAGCCAATACGCAATACtcaa GCACCAACCATGATGCTGCTCATGTTTCCGGAGGAGTAGTGTTTCAGAATGAAGATGGTTCTTATTCAAATCTTCCTAAAGGGACTCGCCCTATTTACAAGAATTCTGACAAAGGAGGATATGCTATTAGTTCCAATGCTGCTGATAATACTGGCGTGTTGATTG GACCTGGTACTGGACATTTACCCATCGAAGCCGACCGCAAACCTTTTGGAACTCAAGGGGCTTTTGGTGGTTCTGATGCTcttaacaagaaaattaacaCAGACAAACTTAATTCCTTTTCTTCAAGTTCGGCAATAGCACACTCTTCTG AACATACAACCACTTCTAACACGGGGCTTGGTACTGATGTCACAATTCAAAAAGTAGATGGCACTGTTGTAACACCTGTAGATACGACTTTTAACCAATCACCCTGTGTGATTGACGGCAGTTGTGGTAACGTTGGTAATTCCGAAATAAAAACTGGAATCGGTTACACAAACGTTGTAACTGATGCCGGAACTGGTTACATCAGCGCTCCTAGCTCGGCTTCAAGTATTGGAAACGAATACCACACCGTTGGAATTTTAACATCAGGACCTGGCACTGAAACTGGTAACGTCAACATTGGAACTTCAGTAACATCAGGATTGGAAACTGGAATTGGTTATAACGATGTGCCTACTTCAACCTCTGGAACAACCACTGGAATCGGTTATAACAACGCTGGGACTTCACCGATAGCCGGATCTCATTCGGTAGCCGGTAACACCAAAGCTACTAGTTCAAGCACCGGAAGTGGCTCAATCAATACTGTTTCCGCTAATGATAATGGATCTTCAACATCATCTGGTTCGGTTACTGGAACTGATTACAACGCCGGTGCAATTTCATCGTCTGGTTCTCTCGCTGGAACTAGTTACACTAATGTTGCAACGCCCGGGTTTAATGGCTACGACAATGTTCCAGATTCTCCATCTGGATCAAACATTGGATTGAACACAGAACAAATTGAATATGGACACAAACAACAATCTGGAACTCCGATTAAACTGAACTGCCAAGGACCCTTTTGCGACCCTGGATCAACTCAGGTTTACATCATAGAGGAGAAACCCCAGCATGGTCATAGACACCACGGAATTGACTCTGGATACGCTACTGGTCAAGTATTCATCAATCAAGGCCAAAATGTTCTCGACATAACTAACTCTGGATCTCATGGATTTGGAAGCAACTATGCTGGTTCTCACGGAGGATCCTATTTCCCTCCAATAAGAGGGTATTCCAGTGGTTGTGGGTCTGGAAAATGTGGGGCTTTTGGAGGTTATGGCGGGTCGTATCATAAGCCTGCTTCTAGTTATTCAACTGTGGCAGGAGAGGGTTATGGAATTCCCACTTCTGGGGGTTTTTTGGAGGGTCTGTTTGGAAAAGGTGGGCTTTCGGGTAATATTTTCAACGCGGGCGGAAGTCAGGCGGCTGCATACTCGAGCTCAGGGGCGTATGGTGGTGCCAGTGCAGGTAG
- the LOC136344555 gene encoding uncharacterized protein isoform X2, translated as MPTTDIPISFESACLPKGSAMCKGKPLLFLIFLTVPTSLCTAYSIKQPGTYTTSFSKSSSSASAFSQSSSSSYTIDGNIAPADVESLKEALKSGAVAHASAGAAGHANAGAAAGSVAGAVAGATASAGVLASANAGYIADGNDHIIVDGSSHEQGAATNAPSNVKGGGCSGGTSCGNDKDFNSISDSSSVANGGSYKVIGSDKYATGYSTGDNTNYVVSGQYVQPIPNAILGGCISCKGPFPGPTGNIHTFKPAVSNPHSAPAPAVQPIVSTSGPLSHQHGSAIINNLPGPSGSIYQSKPAAGYSGQSTTEAQTQYNFGSAHVSPGLVATLPGPSGSIYDSKPASAVASAGAHADAAIAPSHPQVVPAHPQVVQPSAAPSCFDSNCGSKPSLSDIISVLPGSLGSIHESKPASGVISTSHQTSGSSSGSHSSSGSISLVPPTPVVGPSCSYAPVSGSTDCGGNSASEANSGFITNTRPIFPGPSGSIHSYKPVVSGNSASSSGNQIGVASAESSSSSSSNAYSGAGSATYNPYTHPTSDTSKHTSGSTVISNTPSETYTGDCTSCKGPFPGPNGSIHKFKPVSSVVPHGVTQISTNTVESSSSTSSLSSSTSSEFQVYNGAGSVTNIPASHPVVGPVCNYSPGSPNKCVSSESSTSHAEAGASDTSEYEAGSAVLTPSIHPQLPSPGTYYVNKPTSNIEPPHVNQAHTFAGQIPCDDSKCGNIQKEVSQAHPGNCGSAGGCGGAVAASQGSAASGIIYETKEANTQYSSTNHDAAHVSGGVVFQNEDGSYSNLPKGTRPIYKNSDKGGYAISSNAADNTGVLIGPGTGHLPIEADRKPFGTQGAFGGSDALNKKINTDKLNSFSSSSAIAHSSEHTTTSNTGLGTDVTIQKVDGTVVTPVDTTFNQSPCVIDGSCGNVGNSEIKTGIGYTNVVTDAGTGYISAPSSASSIGNEYHTVGILTSGPGTETGNVNIGTSVTSGLETGIGYNDVPTSTSGTTTGIGYNNAGTSPIAGSHSVAGNTKATSSSTGSGSINTVSANDNGSSTSSGSVTGTDYNAGAISSSGSLAGTSYTNVATPGFNGYDNVPDSPSGSNIGLNTEQIEYGHKQQSGTPIKLNCQGPFCDPGSTQVYIIEEKPQHGHRHHGIDSGYATGQVFINQGQNVLDITNSGSHGFGSNYAGSHGGSYFPPIRGYSSGCGSGKCGAFGGYGGSYHKPASSYSTVAGEGYGIPTSGGFLEGLFGKGGLSGNIFNAGGSQAAAYSSSGAYGGASAGSYASATAGASASAGAYAGSY; from the exons ATGCCTACCACAGATATTCCAATCAGTTTCGAATCTGCATGTTTGCCAAAAGGGTCAGCCATGTGCAAAGGAAAacctcttttatttttaatttttctcacaGTGCCAACGAGTTTGT GTACTGCCTACAGCATCAAGCAACCAGGCACTTATACTACAAGTTTCA GCAAATCATCATCATCAGCGTCag CTTTCAGCCAGTCGAGCTCAAGTTCCTATACGATCGACGGAAACATAGCACCCGCTGATGTGGAGTCACTCAAAGAAGCTCTTAAATCTGGAGCTGTGGCCCATGCAAGCGCTGGAGCTGCAGGCCATGCAAACGCGGGAGCTGCAGCTGGATCTGTAGCTGGAGCTGTGGCTGGGGCGACCGCCTCAGCTGGGGTTCTAGCTTCAGCCAATGCAGGATATATCGCTGATGGAAATGACCACATAATTGTAGATGGTTCTAGTCATGAGCAGGGGGCTGCTACGAATGCTC CATCAAATGTCAAAGGCGGCGGATGTTCGGGGGGAACTTCTTGTGGGAATGATAAAGACTTCAATTCCATTAGTGACTCTTCTTCTGTGGCCAATGGTGGCTCCTACAAGGTAATTGGATCAGACAAATATGCCACCGGTTATTCAACTGGGGATAACACAAACTATGTAGTTAGTGGTCAATACGTCCAACCCATTCCAAATGCTA tCTTAGGGGGATGCATTTCTTGCAAAGGTCCATTCCCCGGACCTACCGGCAATATCCACACTTTCAAACCTGCAGTATCAAACCCTCATTCCGCCCCTGCGCCGGCAGTCCAACCAATCGTGTCCACATCTGGACCACTTAGCCATCAACATGGGTCtgcaattattaacaatttgcCAGGGCCGTCTGGAAGTATTTACCAAAGTAAACCGGCCGCTGGATATTCTGGACAATCTACCACTGAAGCTCAGACACAGTACAACTTCGGATCTGCCCATGTTTCACCTGGATTAGTGGCGACTTTGCCAGGCCCTTCTGGAAGTATCTATGATAGTAAACCTGCTAGTGCAGTTGCATCTGCTGGAGCCCATGCAGACGCAGCTATAGCACCGTCACATCCTCAAGTAGTGCCTGCACACCCCCAAGTAGTTCAACCATCAGCAGCGCCCTCTTGTTTCGACTCAAATTGTGGTAGCAAACCCTCTTTAAGCGACATAATCTCAGTCCTTCCTGGATCATTGGGAAGTATCCATGAGAGCAAACCTGCCTCAGGTGTCATCAGCACCTCTCATCAAACCTCAGGATCTTCCTCGGGCTCCCACAGTAGTTCTGGATCAATTTCGCTTGTCCCACCGACTCCAGTTGTAGGTCCTAGTTGTAGCTACGCTCCAGTGTCTGGATCGACCGATTGTGGTGGAAATTCTGCCTCAGAAGCTAATTCTG GTTTTATCACAAATACTCGCCCAATATTTCCCGGACCTTCTGGAAGTATTCACTCATATAAACCGGTTGTATCCGGGAATTCAGCCTCATCCAGTGGCAATCAAATTGGGGTTGCATCCGCAGAATCATCCTCATCCTCATCTTCGAatg CTTATAGTGGAGCTGGTTCTGCAACTTACAACCCTTACACCCATCCAACCAGCGATACTTCAAAACACACCTCTGGATCCACCGTTATCTCCAATACACCTTCGGAAACCTATACTGGAG ATTGCACGAGTTGTAAAGGACCTTTTCCTGGACCTAACGGTAGTATTCACAAGTTTAAACCGGTTTCATCAGTAGTACCTCATGGGGTAACTCAGATTAGTACCAACACTGTCGAGTCTTCATCTTCAACTtcatcattatcatcatcGACGTCATCAGAGTTTCAAG TATATAATGGCGCAGGATCAGTCACAAACATCCCCGCTTCTCATCCAGTGGTTGGACCGGTCTGCAATTATTCCCCTGGATCTCCCAACAAATGCGTATCTTCTGAATCATCCACCAGTCACGCTGAAGCTGGAGCTAGCGATACTTCGGAATACGAAGCAG GTAGCGCAGTTTTGACCCCCTCAATCCACCCTCAACTTCCTTCTCCCGGTACTTACTATGTTAACAAACCCACCTCAAATATTGAACCTCCACATGTAAACCAAGCTCATACTTTTGCTGGGCAAATCCCCTGTGATGATAGCAAATGTGGAAATATCCAGAAGG AAGTCTCACAGGCTCATCCAGGCAATTGCGGCTCCGCAGGAGGTTGTGGAGGAGCAGTTGCTGCTTCTCAGGGTTCTGCGGCCTCcggaattatttatgaaaccAAAGAAGCCAATACGCAATACtcaa GCACCAACCATGATGCTGCTCATGTTTCCGGAGGAGTAGTGTTTCAGAATGAAGATGGTTCTTATTCAAATCTTCCTAAAGGGACTCGCCCTATTTACAAGAATTCTGACAAAGGAGGATATGCTATTAGTTCCAATGCTGCTGATAATACTGGCGTGTTGATTG GACCTGGTACTGGACATTTACCCATCGAAGCCGACCGCAAACCTTTTGGAACTCAAGGGGCTTTTGGTGGTTCTGATGCTcttaacaagaaaattaacaCAGACAAACTTAATTCCTTTTCTTCAAGTTCGGCAATAGCACACTCTTCTG AACATACAACCACTTCTAACACGGGGCTTGGTACTGATGTCACAATTCAAAAAGTAGATGGCACTGTTGTAACACCTGTAGATACGACTTTTAACCAATCACCCTGTGTGATTGACGGCAGTTGTGGTAACGTTGGTAATTCCGAAATAAAAACTGGAATCGGTTACACAAACGTTGTAACTGATGCCGGAACTGGTTACATCAGCGCTCCTAGCTCGGCTTCAAGTATTGGAAACGAATACCACACCGTTGGAATTTTAACATCAGGACCTGGCACTGAAACTGGTAACGTCAACATTGGAACTTCAGTAACATCAGGATTGGAAACTGGAATTGGTTATAACGATGTGCCTACTTCAACCTCTGGAACAACCACTGGAATCGGTTATAACAACGCTGGGACTTCACCGATAGCCGGATCTCATTCGGTAGCCGGTAACACCAAAGCTACTAGTTCAAGCACCGGAAGTGGCTCAATCAATACTGTTTCCGCTAATGATAATGGATCTTCAACATCATCTGGTTCGGTTACTGGAACTGATTACAACGCCGGTGCAATTTCATCGTCTGGTTCTCTCGCTGGAACTAGTTACACTAATGTTGCAACGCCCGGGTTTAATGGCTACGACAATGTTCCAGATTCTCCATCTGGATCAAACATTGGATTGAACACAGAACAAATTGAATATGGACACAAACAACAATCTGGAACTCCGATTAAACTGAACTGCCAAGGACCCTTTTGCGACCCTGGATCAACTCAGGTTTACATCATAGAGGAGAAACCCCAGCATGGTCATAGACACCACGGAATTGACTCTGGATACGCTACTGGTCAAGTATTCATCAATCAAGGCCAAAATGTTCTCGACATAACTAACTCTGGATCTCATGGATTTGGAAGCAACTATGCTGGTTCTCACGGAGGATCCTATTTCCCTCCAATAAGAGGGTATTCCAGTGGTTGTGGGTCTGGAAAATGTGGGGCTTTTGGAGGTTATGGCGGGTCGTATCATAAGCCTGCTTCTAGTTATTCAACTGTGGCAGGAGAGGGTTATGGAATTCCCACTTCTGGGGGTTTTTTGGAGGGTCTGTTTGGAAAAGGTGGGCTTTCGGGTAATATTTTCAACGCGGGCGGAAGTCAGGCGGCTGCATACTCGAGCTCAGGGGCGTATGGTGGTGCCAGTGCAGGTAG
- the LOC136344555 gene encoding uncharacterized protein isoform X7, translating to MPTTDIPISFESACLPKGSAMCKGKPLLFLIFLTVPTSLCTAYSIKQPGTYTTSFSKSSSSASAFSQSSSSSYTIDGNIAPADVESLKEALKSGAVAHASAGAAGHANAGAAAGSVAGAVAGATASAGVLASANAGYIADGNDHIIVDGSSHEQGAATNAPSNVKGGGCSGGTSCGNDKDFNSISDSSSVANGGSYKVIGSDKYATGYSTGDNTNYVVSGQYVQPIPNAILGGCISCKGPFPGPTGNIHTFKPAVSNPHSAPAPAVQPIVSTSGPLSHQHGSAIINNLPGPSGSIYQSKPAAGYSGQSTTEAQTQYNFGSAHVSPGLVATLPGPSGSIYDSKPASAVASAGAHADAAIAPSHPQVVPAHPQVVQPSAAPSCFDSNCGSKPSLSDIISVLPGSLGSIHESKPASGVISTSHQTSGSSSGSHSSSGSISLVPPTPVVGPSCSYAPVSGSTDCGGNSASEANSAYSGAGSATYNPYTHPTSDTSKHTSGSTVISNTPSETYTGVYNGAGSVTNIPASHPVVGPVCNYSPGSPNKCVSSESSTSHAEAGASDTSEYEAGSAVLTPSIHPQLPSPGTYYVNKPTSNIEPPHVNQAHTFAGQIPCDDSKCGNIQKEVSQAHPGNCGSAGGCGGAVAASQGSAASGIIYETKEANTQYSSTNHDAAHVSGGVVFQNEDGSYSNLPKGTRPIYKNSDKGGYAISSNAADNTGVLIGPGTGHLPIEADRKPFGTQGAFGGSDALNKKINTDKLNSFSSSSAIAHSSEHTTTSNTGLGTDVTIQKVDGTVVTPVDTTFNQSPCVIDGSCGNVGNSEIKTGIGYTNVVTDAGTGYISAPSSASSIGNEYHTVGILTSGPGTETGNVNIGTSVTSGLETGIGYNDVPTSTSGTTTGIGYNNAGTSPIAGSHSVAGNTKATSSSTGSGSINTVSANDNGSSTSSGSVTGTDYNAGAISSSGSLAGTSYTNVATPGFNGYDNVPDSPSGSNIGLNTEQIEYGHKQQSGTPIKLNCQGPFCDPGSTQVYIIEEKPQHGHRHHGIDSGYATGQVFINQGQNVLDITNSGSHGFGSNYAGSHGGSYFPPIRGYSSGCGSGKCGAFGGYGGSYHKPASSYSTVAGEGYGIPTSGGFLEGLFGKGGLSGNIFNAGGSQAAAYSSSGAYGGASAGSYASATAGASASAGAYAGSY from the exons ATGCCTACCACAGATATTCCAATCAGTTTCGAATCTGCATGTTTGCCAAAAGGGTCAGCCATGTGCAAAGGAAAacctcttttatttttaatttttctcacaGTGCCAACGAGTTTGT GTACTGCCTACAGCATCAAGCAACCAGGCACTTATACTACAAGTTTCA GCAAATCATCATCATCAGCGTCag CTTTCAGCCAGTCGAGCTCAAGTTCCTATACGATCGACGGAAACATAGCACCCGCTGATGTGGAGTCACTCAAAGAAGCTCTTAAATCTGGAGCTGTGGCCCATGCAAGCGCTGGAGCTGCAGGCCATGCAAACGCGGGAGCTGCAGCTGGATCTGTAGCTGGAGCTGTGGCTGGGGCGACCGCCTCAGCTGGGGTTCTAGCTTCAGCCAATGCAGGATATATCGCTGATGGAAATGACCACATAATTGTAGATGGTTCTAGTCATGAGCAGGGGGCTGCTACGAATGCTC CATCAAATGTCAAAGGCGGCGGATGTTCGGGGGGAACTTCTTGTGGGAATGATAAAGACTTCAATTCCATTAGTGACTCTTCTTCTGTGGCCAATGGTGGCTCCTACAAGGTAATTGGATCAGACAAATATGCCACCGGTTATTCAACTGGGGATAACACAAACTATGTAGTTAGTGGTCAATACGTCCAACCCATTCCAAATGCTA tCTTAGGGGGATGCATTTCTTGCAAAGGTCCATTCCCCGGACCTACCGGCAATATCCACACTTTCAAACCTGCAGTATCAAACCCTCATTCCGCCCCTGCGCCGGCAGTCCAACCAATCGTGTCCACATCTGGACCACTTAGCCATCAACATGGGTCtgcaattattaacaatttgcCAGGGCCGTCTGGAAGTATTTACCAAAGTAAACCGGCCGCTGGATATTCTGGACAATCTACCACTGAAGCTCAGACACAGTACAACTTCGGATCTGCCCATGTTTCACCTGGATTAGTGGCGACTTTGCCAGGCCCTTCTGGAAGTATCTATGATAGTAAACCTGCTAGTGCAGTTGCATCTGCTGGAGCCCATGCAGACGCAGCTATAGCACCGTCACATCCTCAAGTAGTGCCTGCACACCCCCAAGTAGTTCAACCATCAGCAGCGCCCTCTTGTTTCGACTCAAATTGTGGTAGCAAACCCTCTTTAAGCGACATAATCTCAGTCCTTCCTGGATCATTGGGAAGTATCCATGAGAGCAAACCTGCCTCAGGTGTCATCAGCACCTCTCATCAAACCTCAGGATCTTCCTCGGGCTCCCACAGTAGTTCTGGATCAATTTCGCTTGTCCCACCGACTCCAGTTGTAGGTCCTAGTTGTAGCTACGCTCCAGTGTCTGGATCGACCGATTGTGGTGGAAATTCTGCCTCAGAAGCTAATTCTG CTTATAGTGGAGCTGGTTCTGCAACTTACAACCCTTACACCCATCCAACCAGCGATACTTCAAAACACACCTCTGGATCCACCGTTATCTCCAATACACCTTCGGAAACCTATACTGGAG TATATAATGGCGCAGGATCAGTCACAAACATCCCCGCTTCTCATCCAGTGGTTGGACCGGTCTGCAATTATTCCCCTGGATCTCCCAACAAATGCGTATCTTCTGAATCATCCACCAGTCACGCTGAAGCTGGAGCTAGCGATACTTCGGAATACGAAGCAG GTAGCGCAGTTTTGACCCCCTCAATCCACCCTCAACTTCCTTCTCCCGGTACTTACTATGTTAACAAACCCACCTCAAATATTGAACCTCCACATGTAAACCAAGCTCATACTTTTGCTGGGCAAATCCCCTGTGATGATAGCAAATGTGGAAATATCCAGAAGG AAGTCTCACAGGCTCATCCAGGCAATTGCGGCTCCGCAGGAGGTTGTGGAGGAGCAGTTGCTGCTTCTCAGGGTTCTGCGGCCTCcggaattatttatgaaaccAAAGAAGCCAATACGCAATACtcaa GCACCAACCATGATGCTGCTCATGTTTCCGGAGGAGTAGTGTTTCAGAATGAAGATGGTTCTTATTCAAATCTTCCTAAAGGGACTCGCCCTATTTACAAGAATTCTGACAAAGGAGGATATGCTATTAGTTCCAATGCTGCTGATAATACTGGCGTGTTGATTG GACCTGGTACTGGACATTTACCCATCGAAGCCGACCGCAAACCTTTTGGAACTCAAGGGGCTTTTGGTGGTTCTGATGCTcttaacaagaaaattaacaCAGACAAACTTAATTCCTTTTCTTCAAGTTCGGCAATAGCACACTCTTCTG AACATACAACCACTTCTAACACGGGGCTTGGTACTGATGTCACAATTCAAAAAGTAGATGGCACTGTTGTAACACCTGTAGATACGACTTTTAACCAATCACCCTGTGTGATTGACGGCAGTTGTGGTAACGTTGGTAATTCCGAAATAAAAACTGGAATCGGTTACACAAACGTTGTAACTGATGCCGGAACTGGTTACATCAGCGCTCCTAGCTCGGCTTCAAGTATTGGAAACGAATACCACACCGTTGGAATTTTAACATCAGGACCTGGCACTGAAACTGGTAACGTCAACATTGGAACTTCAGTAACATCAGGATTGGAAACTGGAATTGGTTATAACGATGTGCCTACTTCAACCTCTGGAACAACCACTGGAATCGGTTATAACAACGCTGGGACTTCACCGATAGCCGGATCTCATTCGGTAGCCGGTAACACCAAAGCTACTAGTTCAAGCACCGGAAGTGGCTCAATCAATACTGTTTCCGCTAATGATAATGGATCTTCAACATCATCTGGTTCGGTTACTGGAACTGATTACAACGCCGGTGCAATTTCATCGTCTGGTTCTCTCGCTGGAACTAGTTACACTAATGTTGCAACGCCCGGGTTTAATGGCTACGACAATGTTCCAGATTCTCCATCTGGATCAAACATTGGATTGAACACAGAACAAATTGAATATGGACACAAACAACAATCTGGAACTCCGATTAAACTGAACTGCCAAGGACCCTTTTGCGACCCTGGATCAACTCAGGTTTACATCATAGAGGAGAAACCCCAGCATGGTCATAGACACCACGGAATTGACTCTGGATACGCTACTGGTCAAGTATTCATCAATCAAGGCCAAAATGTTCTCGACATAACTAACTCTGGATCTCATGGATTTGGAAGCAACTATGCTGGTTCTCACGGAGGATCCTATTTCCCTCCAATAAGAGGGTATTCCAGTGGTTGTGGGTCTGGAAAATGTGGGGCTTTTGGAGGTTATGGCGGGTCGTATCATAAGCCTGCTTCTAGTTATTCAACTGTGGCAGGAGAGGGTTATGGAATTCCCACTTCTGGGGGTTTTTTGGAGGGTCTGTTTGGAAAAGGTGGGCTTTCGGGTAATATTTTCAACGCGGGCGGAAGTCAGGCGGCTGCATACTCGAGCTCAGGGGCGTATGGTGGTGCCAGTGCAGGTAG